The Burkholderiales bacterium nucleotide sequence TGCGCTCGAATTTTGTCCGCGCCGAGCGCGGGCTTGACGGCGGCGGCGTGACGGTCGGCGTCATTTCGGATAGTTGCTGCTGTTTCGGCGCGGTTCTCCGCGACGTCGAAAGCGGCGATTTACCCGCCTCAGGCGTGGCCGTGGTCCGCGATGCGTGTCCCGGATTCCGCGGCGAAGGGCGCGCCATGATGCAGGTGATACACGACATTGCCCCGGGCGCGGCGCTGGCTTTTCATACCGGCCTCGACGGCCAGGCGGCGTTTGCCGTGGCGATCCAGAAGCTGGCTGGCGATCCGGTCAACGCCAAAGTCATCGTCGATGACATCCTCATTTTCGAATCGCCGTTTTATCAGGACGGCATTATCGCCCAGGCGCTGGAAAAGGCCGTCGCCGGCGGCGTCGCTTTTTTTTCGGCGGCAGGCAATCGCGCGCGCCAGTCTTACGAAAGCGCGTTTCGGAATTCCGGCATCACCGGAATCGGCGGCGTGCCGCACGATTTCGATCCGGGCGCCGCGGTCGATGTATCGCAGTCGATCACTATCCCCGCCGGGCAGCGCGTGACGTTCGGGTTCCAGTGGGATCAGCCGTTCTTTTCCGCGGGCGGCGCCGGATCGGCGAGCGATCTCGATATTTACCTGATGACACAAGACGGAGCCGTGCTCGCCAGCGGGCTGGACGACAACATCGGCGGCGATGCGCTCGAAACTTTCGCCTACACGAACGAAACCGATAGCCCGATGGTTGCCGATATCCGGATCGAACTCGTCGCCGGTCCGCCGCCGAATCTGATCAACACTATGTTCAATCCTTTCGGCGCCCTGACCATCAACGAGTTTGCGACCAACAGTCCGAGTCTGTTCGGCCACAAAAACGCGGCCGGCGCGCATACCGTCGGCGCTGCGTTCTACGGCAGCACGCCGGAATGCGGAACGACGCCGCCGCTGCTCGAAGCGTTTTCTTCATCCGGCGGCGTTCCGATACTTTTCGATACGTCCGGCGCGCGTCTCGTATCTCCGGTGGTGCGCCAGAAGCCGAACAGCGTCGCGCCCGATGGCGTCAACACAAATTTCTTCGGCGACGACAGCTTCGTCGATCCGGTCGGCGCGTGCAGCACGACCGAACCATTCCCCAACTTTTTCGGCACGTCGGCGGCGGCGCCGCACGCTGCCGCGGTTGCCGCGCTGTTGCTCGACGCCACGCCCTCGCTGACGCCTGCGGCCCTTTATGCGATCCTGGAAAATACCGCGATCAACATGGGGCCGTCAGGCTT carries:
- a CDS encoding S8 family serine peptidase, whose amino-acid sequence is MKACFVRLARKLYGLRLPVAAAATISPRGFSAHALAERNVALAVFVCWTLLAAGAPAHAADEAAAVNSGPTLKAAAARDFHGKDLKGKDGPMAKAGMALTELYREHENFRATRPGAVFRSDAGVARIRRDASGADLVTIDAVAAGDARTLRAALEGLGLQNAADYGRVVSGRLPIPAIPAMAALPMVRFARPATATTEAGQTTTQGDIALRSNFVRAERGLDGGGVTVGVISDSCCCFGAVLRDVESGDLPASGVAVVRDACPGFRGEGRAMMQVIHDIAPGAALAFHTGLDGQAAFAVAIQKLAGDPVNAKVIVDDILIFESPFYQDGIIAQALEKAVAGGVAFFSAAGNRARQSYESAFRNSGITGIGGVPHDFDPGAAVDVSQSITIPAGQRVTFGFQWDQPFFSAGGAGSASDLDIYLMTQDGAVLASGLDDNIGGDALETFAYTNETDSPMVADIRIELVAGPPPNLINTMFNPFGALTINEFATNSPSLFGHKNAAGAHTVGAAFYGSTPECGTTPPLLEAFSSSGGVPILFDTSGARLVSPVVRQKPNSVAPDGVNTNFFGDDSFVDPVGACSTTEPFPNFFGTSAAAPHAAAVAALLLDATPSLTPAALYAILENTAINMGPSGFDFETGFGLIQAEAAVASVANAGSVQLSAASYSVSENGGAAIVTVTRTGGSAGAVSVNFATKQDTAVVHVDYRGTNQSVTFGDGDSAGKSISIPILQDTLSEGDERFSVMLSEPTGGAKLGSPGSAIVTISDDDGASMALCCNSSRRFRMSAEEAAIPSSP